In the genome of Massilibacillus massiliensis, one region contains:
- a CDS encoding 1-deoxy-D-xylulose-5-phosphate reductoisomerase, with amino-acid sequence MKNIAVLGSTGSIGTQTLDVVAKNPDMFRIIAVAANTNDRLLEEQIEKFKPEYAVLVNPSAAKRLKDRYIGCTKILSGKEGLLQAATLENVDTVVTSMVGFAGLEPTIAAIHAKKNIALANKETLVVAGEIVMNLAKEKGISILPVDSEHSAIFQCLQGENKHNLNKIIITASGGPFRGRTRAELAKVTVAECLKHPNWAMGKKITIDSATLANKGLEVIEAKWLYGLTYEQIETIVHPQSIIHSMIEFNDGAVIAQLGMPDMRVPIQYALTYPNRVKADFPKIDFKTLKDLTFEEPDMDTFVALKLAYKAGQIGGTMPCVFNGANEIAVNAFLSGKISFLQIYDIIHDAMEYHKVILEPNLKNLYDTDAWVRAYAKDLSEHTK; translated from the coding sequence ATGAAAAATATTGCAGTATTGGGTTCTACGGGATCTATTGGTACACAGACTTTAGACGTCGTAGCAAAGAATCCAGATATGTTTAGAATAATTGCTGTAGCAGCGAATACAAATGATCGATTACTAGAAGAACAAATTGAAAAATTTAAACCGGAATACGCAGTATTGGTGAATCCATCTGCCGCAAAACGATTAAAAGATCGATACATAGGTTGCACAAAAATTTTATCGGGTAAAGAAGGCTTATTACAGGCAGCAACGCTTGAAAATGTCGATACTGTAGTTACCTCAATGGTAGGGTTTGCTGGTCTTGAACCGACGATAGCAGCAATTCATGCAAAAAAAAATATTGCTTTAGCCAATAAAGAAACTTTAGTCGTTGCTGGGGAAATTGTTATGAACTTGGCTAAGGAAAAAGGAATCTCTATTTTGCCGGTGGATAGTGAACATAGTGCAATATTTCAGTGCTTGCAGGGAGAAAATAAACATAATTTAAATAAAATTATTATTACAGCATCTGGTGGTCCTTTTAGGGGTAGAACAAGGGCTGAATTAGCTAAAGTTACAGTGGCAGAATGTTTGAAACATCCAAATTGGGCAATGGGAAAGAAAATTACAATTGATTCTGCAACTTTGGCGAATAAAGGCTTGGAAGTTATTGAAGCAAAATGGTTATATGGTTTAACGTATGAACAAATAGAGACGATTGTTCATCCACAGAGCATCATTCATTCCATGATAGAATTTAATGATGGAGCTGTGATTGCGCAATTGGGGATGCCAGATATGCGTGTACCAATTCAATATGCTCTAACCTATCCAAATCGTGTAAAGGCTGATTTCCCTAAAATTGATTTTAAAACGCTCAAGGATTTGACATTTGAAGAGCCCGATATGGATACTTTCGTTGCGTTGAAACTCGCTTATAAGGCAGGGCAAATAGGTGGAACTATGCCTTGTGTTTTTAATGGAGCAAATGAGATTGCTGTAAATGCTTTTTTAAGTGGTAAGATATCCTTTTTACAGATTTATGATATTATTCATGATGCGATGGAATATCATAAAGTGATATTAGAGCCAAATTTAAAAAATTTGTATGATACAGATGCGTGGGTTAGAGCGTATGCAAAAGATCTTTCAGAACATACTAAGTAA
- the rseP gene encoding RIP metalloprotease RseP gives MSTTLIATIFVFGLLVLFHEFGHFITAKMVGMRVDEFAIGFGPKLISFKHGETLYSLRIIPLGGFNKIAGMDPDEEQDERSYNAKPIWARMLVILAGSFMNFVLPVLIFCIIFMSSGITTPSNEPILGEVISHKSAAQAGLMAGDKIIEIDGKQIASWREFVETVQVSGGKVLKVHFERNGEEHTASMIPEYDETSKRALIGVVSSVDTYHPGILESVGLAFKNTGFIIMKMVEGLSQMFTGRAAADLAGPIGVAQMAGEVAQMGFVPLLQFAAFLSINLGIINLLPVPALDGGHFVTLILEALRGKPLGAKSVQYAQMIGFVLLMGLMIFATFKDIIRLNLFG, from the coding sequence TTGTCTACTACACTAATTGCAACTATCTTTGTATTTGGTTTACTCGTTTTATTTCATGAATTCGGGCATTTTATTACAGCTAAAATGGTGGGGATGCGCGTTGATGAATTTGCTATTGGTTTTGGTCCTAAACTTATAAGTTTTAAACATGGGGAAACTTTATATTCGCTTAGAATTATTCCACTTGGTGGATTTAATAAAATTGCAGGAATGGATCCTGATGAAGAGCAAGATGAACGTTCTTATAATGCGAAGCCAATATGGGCTAGGATGCTTGTTATCCTGGCAGGTTCTTTTATGAATTTTGTTTTGCCCGTATTGATTTTTTGTATTATTTTTATGAGTTCTGGAATAACGACGCCATCTAATGAACCCATCTTAGGTGAAGTGATTTCACATAAATCAGCAGCACAAGCTGGACTTATGGCTGGAGATAAAATCATAGAAATTGATGGAAAACAAATTGCTTCTTGGCGTGAATTTGTTGAAACGGTTCAAGTAAGTGGTGGCAAAGTATTAAAAGTCCATTTTGAACGTAATGGAGAAGAACATACAGCAAGCATGATTCCTGAATATGATGAAACCTCAAAACGTGCTTTAATTGGGGTAGTATCTTCTGTTGATACATATCATCCCGGAATCTTAGAATCAGTTGGGTTAGCTTTTAAAAATACTGGTTTTATCATTATGAAAATGGTAGAAGGTTTAAGTCAAATGTTTACGGGCAGAGCTGCTGCTGATTTAGCTGGTCCTATTGGTGTTGCCCAAATGGCAGGTGAAGTTGCCCAAATGGGATTTGTGCCGTTATTGCAATTTGCTGCTTTTTTAAGCATCAATTTAGGGATTATTAACTTGTTACCTGTTCCTGCTTTAGATGGCGGACATTTTGTTACTTTGATTTTAGAAGCACTTCGAGGGAAGCCTCTTGGTGCTAAAAGTGTACAATATGCACAAATGATCGGGTTTGTTTTACTTATGGGACTGATGATTTTTGCAACTTTTAAGGATATTATAAGATTGAATTTATTTGGATGA